One region of Thunnus albacares chromosome 8, fThuAlb1.1, whole genome shotgun sequence genomic DNA includes:
- the LOC122986726 gene encoding fucolectin-like: MKHGLALLLLLFVGTCSASTYKNVALNGKATQSYRLQGSQAYLGAAENAIDGNRESNFLAGSCSHSDPQTNPWWRLDLMESYVVTAIVITNRGDCCADRINGAEIHIGNSLRDNGIANPVVAVISSIAAGRSHIITLEKHVEGRYVTVFLPGSGKMLTLCEVEVNGYRAPTGEN; this comes from the exons ATGAAACACGGTTTAgctctgctgttgctgctcttCGTGGGGACGTGCTCGGCTTCTACCTACA aaaatgtGGCCTTGAATGGCAAAGCAACTCAGTCATACCGCCTCCAGGGATCTCAGGCTTATCTTGGGGCTGCTGAAAACGCCATTGATGGAAACCGTGAATCTAATTTCTTGGCCGGTTCATGCAGCCACTCTGACCCACAGACCAACCCCTGGTGGAGGTTGGACCTGATGGAGTCCTATGTGGTCACCGCTATCGTCATCACCAACAGAGGAGACTGCTGTGCAGACAGGATCAATGGGGCAGAGATTCACATCGGAAACTCTTTACGAGACAATGGTATTGCAAACCCAGT ggTCGCTGTGATATCTAGTATCGCAGCAGGCAGGTCTCATATAATAACTCTTGAAAAACACGTGGAGGGACGTTATGTGACTGTGTTTTTACCTGGTTCAGGAAAGATGCTCACACTCTGTGAAGTGGAAGTCAACGGGTACCGTGCCCCAACTGGTGAGAATTGA
- the LOC122986724 gene encoding uncharacterized protein LOC122986724, which yields MEHGSVLLLLLFLGMCSASTYKNVALRGKATQSHRADGNEGILGAAYNAIDGNRESRFSAGSCSITAKQNNPWWRLDLLESYMITSVIITNRGDCCEDRINGAEIRIGKNLHYNGATDTVVAVISSIAAGRSHIITLEKHVEGRYVTVFLPGSGKILTLCEVEVYGYRAPTGENLALQGKASQSSLYSYLGDAYNAIDGNRDSTYADGSCSCTSYIASPWWRVDLQKTHKVFSVKITNENIYPHRLDGAEIHVGDSTVNNGNSNTRCAVITHIPAGFTHTFDCNGMDGRYVSIVIPGRSDYLHLCEVEVYGSRLD from the exons ATGGAGCACGGTTCAgttctgctgttgctgctcttCCTGGGGATGTGTTCGGCTTCCACCTACA AAAACGTGGCCTTGCGTGGCAAAGCAACTCAGTCACACCGTGCTGATGGAAATGAGGGTATTTTGGGTGCTGCTTACAACGCCATTGATGGAAACCGTGAATCTAGATTCTCAGCCGGTTCATGCAGCATCACTGCAAAACAGAACAACCCCTGGTGGAGGTTGGACCTGCTGGAGTCCTACATGATCACCTCTGTCATCATCACCAACAGAGGAGACTGCTGTGAAGACAGGATCAATGGGGCAGAGATTCGTATCGGAAAGAATTTACATTACAATGGTGCCACAGACACAGT ggTCGCTGTGATATCTAGTATCGCAGCAGGCAGGTCTCATATAATAACTCTTGAAAAACACGTGGAGGGACGTTATGTGACTGTGTTTTTACCTGGTTCAGGAAAGATACTCACACTCTGTGAAGTGGAAGTCTACGGGTACCGTGCCCCAACTG GAGAGAACCTGGCACTTCAAGGAAAAGCCTCACAGTCATCATTGTATTCATATCTTGGCGATGCATATAATGCTATAGATGGGAATCGTGACAGCACTTATGCAGATGGCTCCTGCTCTTGTACATCATACATAGCCAGTCCCTGGTGGCGAGTGGACctgcagaaaacacataaagtgttttctgttaagATAACCAACGAAAATATATACCCACATCGACTTGATGGAGCTGAGATCCATGTTGGAGATTCTACTGTGAACAATGGCAACAGCAATACCAG GTGTGCTGTGATCACACACATCCCTGCAGGTTTTACCCACACATTCGACTGTAACGGGATGGACGGCCGCTATGTTAGCATAGTCATTCCTGGAAGAAGCGATTACCTGCACCTGTGTGAGGTGGAGGTGTATGGCTCTAGACTGGATTAG